The Micromonospora sp. Llam0 genome includes a window with the following:
- a CDS encoding carbon-nitrogen hydrolase family protein has protein sequence MSTVRIAAAAAHFGRDLDFDVARIGKLIDDARSQGCGLLVLPDAALGGYLADLRHPDPDALPPALKPDDPIIFEVARLAAELTVCFGYCEADGNIRYNAAACVTGDGVLGRHRKVHLPAGEVAAYTPGDSFDAFDTPVGRIGMLIDYDKTFPESARSLALDGAEILACLSAWPTSITNRAPRMAQDRQARLFDLYDQARAAENQVVLASSNQTGAMGGMRFLGQSKVVGPGGGILARTFGKAGLAVADIDVAAEIERARRVLRHLGELRFDAYRSSP, from the coding sequence ATGAGTACAGTCCGCATCGCGGCCGCAGCCGCGCACTTCGGCCGCGACCTCGACTTCGACGTCGCCCGGATCGGCAAGCTGATCGACGACGCCCGCAGCCAGGGCTGCGGGCTGCTCGTCCTGCCTGACGCGGCACTGGGCGGGTACCTCGCCGATCTACGCCACCCGGATCCCGACGCGTTGCCGCCCGCGCTCAAGCCCGACGACCCGATCATCTTCGAGGTCGCCCGGCTGGCCGCCGAGCTGACCGTCTGCTTCGGGTACTGCGAAGCCGACGGTAACATCCGGTACAACGCGGCAGCGTGCGTCACCGGGGACGGCGTTCTCGGCCGGCATCGCAAAGTCCACCTTCCCGCAGGTGAAGTCGCCGCCTACACGCCCGGCGACAGCTTCGACGCCTTCGACACCCCGGTCGGCCGCATCGGCATGCTCATCGACTACGACAAGACGTTCCCGGAGTCAGCCCGCAGCCTCGCCCTCGACGGTGCGGAAATCCTGGCCTGCCTGTCCGCCTGGCCGACCAGCATCACCAACCGTGCCCCGCGCATGGCCCAGGACCGCCAGGCCCGGCTGTTCGACCTTTACGACCAGGCCCGCGCCGCAGAGAACCAGGTCGTGCTCGCCTCGTCCAACCAGACCGGAGCCATGGGCGGGATGCGGTTCCTGGGGCAGTCCAAAGTGGTCGGACCGGGCGGGGGCATTCTCGCCCGGACCTTCGGCAAGGCCGGCCTCGCGGTCGCTGACATCGACGTCGCCGCCGAGATCGAGCGTGCCCGCCGCGTCCTGCGGCACCTGGGCGAGCTGCGGTTCGACGCCTACCGGAGCAGCCCGTGA
- a CDS encoding MSMEG_0567/sll0787 family protein, translated as MTLLDGGPTAPQTSETVVTTQDILLLLGDRSTVARQPRFHIEPAGDAAAVRAYRRLRREVFVDEQGLFDGHDLDGRDDDPRTIVLVARDPTGLVLGGVRLGPVDDGPDVGWWTGGRLVVARAARGPQSIGAALVRAACAHAEARGALRFEATVQSRNEAMFRRLGWTRVRPVTVAGSQHTLMRWPIERTQHAAAVKATLGPLLAEIAPGGNGFVGDDGAPVPGTDLIAACDAIVPAMVERDPEWAGWCSVLVNVNDLAAMGAEPLGLLDALAARDASHAARVLAGLRRAARAYDVSVLGGHTHLGVPAALSVTAFGRTHHPVPGGGGRPGHQVRLTADLSGAWRPGYHGRQWDSTTGRATAELRAMSRAVAAARPAAAKDVSMAGIVGTLGMLAEASGCAAILDVAAVPRPSSATAGDWLTCFPGYAMLTADEPGRPPLPAGPAVGAVCGELTEGQGIGLRWPDGEVTHAVTGVVTGMGRA; from the coding sequence ATGACACTGCTCGACGGCGGCCCCACCGCCCCGCAAACCTCCGAAACCGTCGTCACCACGCAGGACATCCTGCTACTGCTCGGTGATCGCAGCACCGTGGCCCGCCAGCCGCGCTTCCACATCGAGCCGGCCGGCGACGCCGCCGCGGTACGCGCATACCGGCGGCTGCGCCGCGAGGTGTTCGTCGATGAGCAAGGTCTGTTCGACGGTCACGACCTCGACGGCCGGGACGACGACCCGCGCACCATCGTCCTGGTCGCCCGCGATCCGACCGGCCTCGTACTCGGCGGGGTGCGGCTCGGCCCCGTCGATGACGGTCCCGACGTCGGCTGGTGGACCGGTGGGCGGCTGGTCGTGGCCCGCGCCGCGCGCGGCCCGCAGAGCATCGGAGCGGCCTTGGTCCGGGCGGCGTGCGCCCACGCGGAGGCGCGGGGTGCGCTGCGCTTCGAAGCCACCGTGCAGTCCCGCAATGAGGCGATGTTCCGCCGGCTGGGCTGGACACGCGTGCGCCCGGTGACCGTGGCGGGCAGCCAGCACACATTGATGCGGTGGCCGATCGAGCGGACCCAGCACGCGGCGGCGGTCAAGGCGACACTCGGCCCGCTGCTGGCCGAAATAGCCCCTGGCGGCAACGGGTTCGTCGGCGACGACGGGGCACCGGTGCCCGGGACGGATCTGATCGCGGCGTGCGACGCCATCGTGCCTGCGATGGTGGAACGCGATCCGGAGTGGGCCGGCTGGTGCTCGGTACTGGTGAACGTCAACGATCTGGCCGCGATGGGCGCCGAACCACTCGGCCTGCTCGACGCGCTTGCGGCCCGCGACGCCAGCCACGCGGCCCGCGTCCTGGCCGGCCTGCGCCGCGCCGCGCGTGCATACGACGTCTCGGTCCTCGGCGGCCACACACATCTTGGGGTGCCCGCCGCGTTGTCGGTCACCGCCTTCGGCCGCACCCACCACCCGGTGCCCGGTGGCGGAGGCCGGCCCGGGCATCAGGTCCGGCTCACGGCCGATCTCAGCGGCGCGTGGCGGCCCGGGTACCACGGTCGGCAGTGGGATTCGACCACGGGTCGCGCCACCGCGGAGCTGCGCGCGATGAGTCGTGCCGTGGCCGCCGCGCGCCCCGCCGCCGCCAAGGACGTGTCGATGGCCGGCATCGTCGGCACGCTGGGCATGCTCGCCGAGGCGAGCGGCTGTGCGGCCATTCTTGACGTCGCCGCCGTCCCGCGCCCAAGCAGCGCCACCGCTGGCGACTGGCTCACCTGCTTTCCGGGGTACGCGATGCTGACCGCCGACGAGCCGGGGCGGCCACCGCTGCCGGCCGGACCGGCTGTGGGCGCGGTGTGCGGGGAGCTGACCGAGGGTCAAGGTATCGGGCTGCGTTGGCCCGACGGAGAAGTTACGCACGCCGTCACTGGTGTAGTGACCGGAATGGGGAGAGCATGA
- a CDS encoding MSMEG_0565 family glycosyltransferase, which produces MRIALLSYSTKPRGGVVHTLALAEALAAAGQDVTVWTLGRGGDAGFYRPLDPAVRQRIVPFPDGPQDEAVGTRILRSIAVLRDAFDPSPYDIVHAQDCISANAVDRCVRTVHHIDQFTTPELADCHEKAIVRPYAHICVSAAVAAELAHGWGVKADVIPNGVAYERFAATDATMRAAWRTRLGRYVLSVGGIEPRKGSLDLLDAYALLHTEMPDVRLVIAGGETLFDYRDYRARWDAHAVELGVEPVVLGAVPDDDLPALVAAAGAFAFPSLKEGFGLAAMEALAAGVPLVVRDLPVLREVFARVARFASDAPTFATELAAVLAEDDPAVRAAGRQLAARHTWAEAAQQHLAFYRALVSDPAPQPVAG; this is translated from the coding sequence GTGAGGATCGCGCTGCTCAGCTACTCCACCAAGCCACGCGGCGGAGTGGTGCACACGCTTGCCCTCGCTGAAGCCCTGGCCGCTGCGGGTCAGGACGTGACTGTGTGGACCCTGGGCCGTGGCGGCGACGCCGGCTTCTACCGGCCGCTCGACCCGGCCGTACGCCAGCGGATCGTGCCGTTTCCAGACGGCCCACAGGACGAGGCGGTCGGCACGCGGATCCTGCGTTCGATCGCGGTGCTGCGCGACGCGTTCGACCCTTCGCCGTACGACATCGTGCACGCCCAGGACTGCATCAGCGCCAACGCGGTCGACCGGTGCGTACGTACCGTCCACCACATCGACCAGTTCACCACCCCGGAGCTGGCCGACTGCCACGAAAAGGCGATTGTCCGGCCGTACGCGCACATCTGTGTCTCAGCAGCCGTCGCCGCGGAACTCGCCCACGGCTGGGGCGTCAAAGCCGACGTCATCCCGAACGGTGTCGCCTACGAACGGTTCGCTGCGACCGACGCGACCATGCGCGCCGCCTGGCGGACCCGGCTGGGCCGCTACGTGCTCAGCGTCGGCGGCATCGAGCCGCGCAAGGGATCGCTCGACCTGCTCGACGCGTACGCCCTGCTGCACACCGAAATGCCCGACGTGCGACTGGTCATCGCCGGCGGCGAGACTTTGTTCGACTACCGCGACTACCGGGCACGCTGGGACGCGCACGCCGTCGAATTGGGCGTCGAGCCGGTCGTCCTCGGCGCGGTGCCAGACGATGATCTGCCGGCGCTGGTCGCGGCGGCTGGGGCATTCGCCTTCCCGTCCCTCAAGGAGGGCTTCGGCCTGGCGGCGATGGAAGCCCTCGCCGCCGGCGTGCCGTTGGTTGTACGTGACCTGCCGGTCCTGCGCGAGGTCTTCGCCCGGGTCGCGCGCTTCGCCAGCGACGCACCGACCTTCGCCACCGAGCTTGCCGCGGTGCTCGCCGAAGACGACCCGGCCGTGCGGGCCGCGGGTCGGCAGCTTGCCGCGCGGCACACATGGGCCGAGGCGGCTCAGCAGCACCTCGCCTTCTACCGCGCGCTCGTGTCAGACCCGGCTCCGCAGCCGGTTGCCGGATGA
- a CDS encoding MSMEG_0572/Sll0783 family nitrogen starvation response protein has product MTVDLTDLEKQSLVEIPHPSLPEGSSIYGSTKVFPDYRAENGETYFTLVHGIAHESSVSFVAVLQATRALRKGFESAIYFYGPGSLNCLATRGFPTTGTSAFPGEHNINNQLKTFIAEGGKVYCCRFGLSLHGAREEDLIEGVIPTHPLDVQDAIIHYARKGAIINSTYQL; this is encoded by the coding sequence ATGACCGTCGACCTGACCGACCTTGAGAAGCAGAGCCTGGTGGAGATCCCGCACCCGTCGCTGCCGGAGGGCTCCAGCATCTACGGCAGCACCAAGGTGTTCCCCGACTATCGGGCCGAAAACGGCGAAACATACTTCACGTTGGTGCACGGCATCGCGCACGAGTCGTCGGTGAGTTTCGTGGCGGTCCTGCAGGCCACGCGTGCGCTACGTAAGGGATTCGAATCCGCGATCTACTTCTACGGGCCCGGATCCCTCAACTGCCTGGCCACCCGTGGCTTCCCCACCACCGGCACCTCGGCATTCCCCGGTGAGCACAACATCAACAACCAGCTCAAGACGTTCATCGCCGAGGGCGGCAAGGTTTACTGCTGCCGGTTCGGGCTGTCGCTGCACGGTGCCCGGGAAGAGGACCTGATCGAGGGAGTCATCCCCACCCACCCGCTCGACGTGCAGGACGCGATCATCCACTACGCCCGCAAGGGCGCCATCATCAATTCCACCTACCAGTTGTAA
- a CDS encoding IS3 family transposase encodes MRVAFVDSQKAEHGVQSVLRALEDTPAGIAPSTYYAAKARPASARSRRDEELTAMIEQVHKENYGVYGARKIWHELHRRGVEVARCTVERLMRESGLRGLLRDRSPRTTRPAAETGCVQLTAGLDVPPQLGEHRRLESRFDILAQILFEAFGWVRSVSAACRRSSPTAALGAASVTRRHSVPSRVVLSSCRSNSASAWLTDRIVLSSCFCARSRAISRVSSRARWWVCLRAVDATR; translated from the coding sequence ATGAGGGTCGCGTTCGTCGACTCGCAGAAGGCCGAACACGGTGTCCAGTCGGTCCTGCGGGCGCTTGAAGACACGCCCGCCGGGATCGCACCGTCGACCTATTACGCCGCCAAGGCCCGGCCCGCCAGCGCCCGGTCGAGGCGCGATGAGGAGCTGACCGCGATGATCGAGCAGGTCCACAAGGAGAACTACGGCGTCTACGGGGCCCGCAAGATCTGGCACGAGCTGCACCGGCGGGGCGTCGAGGTGGCCCGGTGCACGGTCGAGCGGCTGATGCGCGAGTCCGGACTACGCGGGCTGCTGCGCGACAGGTCGCCGCGCACGACCCGGCCCGCTGCCGAGACCGGGTGTGTACAACTAACGGCGGGTCTGGATGTCCCGCCGCAGCTGGGTGAACATCGACGTCTTGAGAGTCGCTTTGACATCCTGGCGCAGATCTTGTTCGAGGCCTTCGGCTGGGTGCGGAGTGTCTCGGCGGCTTGCCGCAGATCCTCGCCGACGGCGGCGTTGGGAGCGGCGAGCGTGACGCGCCGCCATTCGGTGCCCTCGAGGGTGGTGCTGTCGAGCTGCCGGTCGAACTCTGCGAGTGCCTGGTTGACGGACCGCATCGTGCTCTCGAGCTGCTTCTGTGCCCGTTCCCGAGCAATCTCCAGGGTGTCGAGCCGGGCGCGGTGGTGGGTTTGCCTGCGGGCAGTTGACGCGACCAGGTGA
- a CDS encoding carbon-nitrogen hydrolase family protein: MTVLRMAAVAEEFGRDLDVDFRTVERLIVAARAQGVQLLALPEACLGGYLLGLDGDTDLDAGPPALALDGPEIRRLILLAGEMTVVAGYCEADGDTRYNSVVCVSGDGVLGNHRKVHQPLNENASYASGDRFDAFDTPVGRIGMMICYDKAFPESARALALDGAQIGVCVSAWPGSRTNQAADLAEDRWKRRFDLFDRARALENQMVWLSANQAGSFGSLRFVGSAKVVEPGGDILAETGVAAGVAIAELDVANALETARRSMGHLRDRRPETYTYPVGAASA, encoded by the coding sequence ATGACCGTCCTGCGTATGGCCGCCGTCGCCGAGGAGTTCGGCCGCGACCTTGACGTGGACTTCCGTACCGTCGAGCGGTTGATCGTGGCGGCACGGGCTCAGGGTGTTCAGCTGCTGGCCCTGCCCGAGGCGTGCCTGGGTGGATACCTGCTCGGCCTCGACGGCGACACCGATCTGGACGCCGGCCCGCCAGCCCTGGCTCTGGACGGCCCGGAGATCCGCCGCCTGATCTTACTCGCCGGTGAGATGACCGTGGTCGCGGGGTACTGCGAGGCGGATGGCGACACGCGGTACAACAGCGTGGTCTGCGTGAGCGGTGACGGTGTGCTCGGCAACCACCGCAAGGTGCACCAGCCGCTGAACGAGAACGCCAGCTACGCATCGGGCGACCGGTTCGATGCCTTCGACACCCCGGTCGGCCGGATCGGCATGATGATCTGTTACGACAAGGCGTTCCCCGAGTCCGCGCGTGCCCTGGCCCTGGATGGGGCGCAGATCGGTGTCTGTGTCTCGGCCTGGCCGGGCTCACGGACCAACCAGGCAGCCGACCTGGCCGAGGACCGCTGGAAGCGGCGCTTCGACCTGTTCGATCGTGCCCGGGCGCTGGAGAACCAGATGGTATGGCTGTCTGCCAATCAGGCCGGGTCCTTCGGGTCGCTACGCTTCGTCGGCAGCGCCAAGGTTGTCGAGCCGGGCGGCGACATCCTCGCCGAAACCGGTGTGGCTGCCGGTGTGGCCATCGCCGAACTCGACGTGGCCAACGCGCTGGAGACAGCACGCCGGTCGATGGGGCACCTTCGCGACCGGCGACCGGAGACATACACGTACCCCGTGGGAGCGGCCAGCGCATGA
- a CDS encoding MSMEG_0568 family radical SAM protein gives MSVGTRTTVDVRILTRAELALRGVQVDAGVRRPDGAGPSGDDHVLVDGANAALPTNPASPYSVRDGKVWVGDEDTGLTLTPVRRPRFYDLTTADGVRYEQIARLHGADVLATTVVQTCVRYAEADRCRFCTIEEALHSGATVGAKTPAQLAEVAEAAVRLDGVKQMVMTTGTTTGADRGARNLVRAVRAVLEAVPGLPVQVQCEPPGDLAWIRQLHEAGATAIGIHVESMDDRVRRRWMPGKSTVAMVDYEAAWDEAVRVFGRNGVSTYLLVGLGENPDELIAGAARLIDRGVYPFIVPFRPMRGTLAAHDGVTAPDPHLLAYVTEQVAAKLRAAGMSGADQRAGCAACGACSVLQTAGG, from the coding sequence GTGAGTGTTGGCACTCGTACGACGGTGGATGTACGGATCCTGACCCGCGCCGAGCTGGCCCTGCGAGGTGTCCAGGTGGACGCTGGCGTGCGTCGGCCGGACGGTGCGGGACCCAGCGGCGACGACCACGTCCTTGTTGACGGTGCCAACGCCGCGCTACCCACGAATCCCGCAAGCCCGTACAGCGTGCGCGACGGCAAGGTCTGGGTCGGCGACGAAGACACCGGTCTGACCCTGACCCCGGTGCGCCGCCCCCGGTTCTACGACCTGACCACCGCGGACGGGGTGCGCTACGAGCAGATAGCCCGGCTGCACGGCGCAGACGTGCTCGCCACCACGGTGGTGCAGACCTGTGTCCGGTACGCCGAGGCGGATCGGTGTCGGTTCTGCACCATCGAGGAGGCGCTGCACTCGGGCGCGACCGTCGGCGCGAAGACTCCGGCCCAACTTGCCGAGGTCGCCGAGGCGGCGGTCCGCCTGGACGGGGTCAAGCAGATGGTGATGACGACGGGCACCACGACCGGAGCCGACCGCGGTGCGCGCAATCTCGTCCGTGCGGTGCGGGCGGTGCTGGAGGCAGTCCCAGGGCTGCCTGTCCAGGTGCAATGTGAACCTCCTGGCGACCTGGCGTGGATCCGGCAACTGCACGAGGCCGGGGCCACCGCTATCGGCATCCACGTCGAGTCCATGGACGACCGGGTACGCCGCCGTTGGATGCCGGGCAAGTCCACGGTCGCCATGGTGGACTACGAGGCCGCGTGGGACGAGGCGGTACGGGTCTTCGGGCGCAACGGGGTGTCCACGTACCTGCTGGTCGGCCTCGGCGAGAATCCCGACGAGCTGATCGCCGGCGCCGCACGGCTGATCGACCGCGGCGTCTACCCGTTCATCGTCCCTTTCCGGCCGATGCGCGGCACCCTGGCCGCCCACGACGGCGTCACCGCCCCCGACCCGCACCTGCTGGCCTACGTCACCGAACAGGTCGCCGCCAAGCTGCGCGCCGCGGGCATGTCCGGCGCCGACCAGAGGGCCGGTTGTGCTGCCTGTGGCGCATGCAGCGTGCTGCAGACCGCGGGCGGGTGA
- a CDS encoding transposase, producing the protein MPAPKKYSDELRERATRLVVEARRDPASAVGAIRRIADQLGVHPEALRGWVKKAETDARRPAGHHQRRRGTPRRVGTGGP; encoded by the coding sequence ATGCCCGCACCGAAGAAGTACTCCGACGAGCTGCGTGAGCGTGCGACCCGGTTGGTGGTCGAGGCCCGCCGGGATCCGGCCAGTGCGGTCGGCGCGATCCGGCGGATCGCCGACCAACTCGGGGTGCACCCCGAGGCGTTGCGTGGGTGGGTGAAGAAGGCCGAGACCGACGCCCGGCGACCGGCCGGGCACCACCAGCGGCGACGCGGAACGCCTCGCCGCGTTGGAACGGGAGGTCCGTGA